One Georgenia wutianyii DNA segment encodes these proteins:
- a CDS encoding vWA domain-containing protein: protein MLTGSASLALTEEATAGDVPEVVATAPAEPAPTPTEPAATPAETADAPATEETTGVPVVEEPPAEESPAEETDAPEVQDTAASLPVARLSSGPVPRDTVVPLEVPPGDPGANQAKIIVRAGGDRTGSGPTSSSATPLADVTFEIYRVTALPGPGGTPTGVSVGTCTTDATGECGLFVDLVGAINGGDVFYAAQTAAPAGWVAPERWGPDAGQEYIFASGLISASDPVAQRTVELPLAFNSTVTEPTVASVRPNNRVAPQCGLDLAMVVDLSNSVTENNALLNQYKAAATGFIDALTGTPSRVALYTFASLAPAQGATNGGVPLTSVATAAGADVINNRINGFAQPPSGGGGTNWDRGFHQVAESTDDYDVVLFLTDGEPTFHRDRQGPGNASTIAEVNEAILSANAVKASGAEVIVVGIGADQAPGADIRIPLVSGPVEGEDFYRTDFDQLGSVLQEIASAECAGTLTVVKEVRDTEGELQPGGAGWTFSTPTALVTPASATTDSTSAVNFAVSYETGTTARSVTVNETQQTGYELEQVGGANAVCVDTVSGDSVAVTNTGALGFTVDVAQLAVVSCTVRNAEVPPDYEDLVVTKTVTPALDRDWDWEIEKLAREDRLEVPAGEDGTFTYDVTVTPSGPTDSGFTLGGEITVTNPNDIAVTGVDVVDAVSTPAGAQCTVTGGTDVTVPPDGSVTLPYSCSFTSATATTTGTNTVTATWDAAAYPGSSGTATGTAAFDFADADVAETDRFVTVTDSELDLSTLPGGNELDAVDGERVLTYELTWPSTPGECVEFPNTATVTNSVGALVGPLAVAEESTEDVTLCAGLDLTVEKNVIHSFARTHLWELAKDVDATTVTPDPVTGIALVDYAVTATPAGRTDGEWAMQGTITLTNPNQWLDITAEVTDTVDVGGGAVCTVADANGALVARNSSLDLSYTCTFVTQPSYSGTNTATAVWPDTLPTPTNSATGTAEITAEDWNPELVNRTVTVVDDKTDPANPVVLGTAEWNEEGTPTLFTYTLEHQGEPGECVEHVNTAWLQETGQDDQTSVEICLGVSVDKRAVSADLQDDGTWLVTYAIDVENVEENDTAYSLSDTLEYGEGITPLEADWVLEGTDEAGEWTGLPDDPTTILATDRVLAGGETHTYVVAVLAEVAEGVAGTPAGRCTGEDGTEGGGFLNAAILTVQGEETVDRACLPPGGELPDEPAWTLLKTSDPASGSTVRPGDTITYTITATPTSESDPVDLVVRDDLTRVLGNARTVGAVEVSTGSVEWDGDVIVWDIPRLGEAETLTFSVVVDRGAWGVTLHNVVTGDGSPPPVCITCTTTHTTPPRPGLPTTGTDLSGAVLIAVLLSAGGGLAFATTRRRRES from the coding sequence GTGCTCACGGGCAGCGCCTCCCTCGCGCTCACCGAGGAGGCCACGGCGGGCGACGTTCCCGAGGTCGTCGCGACGGCCCCCGCCGAGCCGGCGCCCACCCCCACCGAGCCGGCCGCGACGCCCGCGGAGACGGCCGATGCCCCTGCCACCGAGGAGACGACCGGTGTCCCGGTCGTCGAGGAGCCGCCCGCCGAGGAGTCGCCCGCCGAGGAGACCGACGCCCCGGAGGTCCAGGACACGGCGGCCTCCTTACCCGTCGCCCGGCTGAGCTCGGGTCCCGTCCCTCGCGACACCGTCGTGCCGCTGGAGGTCCCTCCCGGTGACCCCGGTGCGAACCAGGCCAAGATCATCGTGCGCGCGGGCGGGGACCGGACCGGGTCCGGACCCACGAGCTCCTCAGCCACCCCCCTGGCAGACGTCACCTTCGAGATCTACCGGGTGACCGCGCTCCCGGGCCCCGGCGGCACGCCGACCGGCGTGTCCGTCGGCACCTGCACCACCGACGCGACCGGCGAGTGCGGGCTGTTCGTCGACCTCGTCGGCGCGATCAACGGCGGCGACGTCTTCTACGCCGCGCAGACCGCAGCGCCCGCCGGGTGGGTCGCCCCGGAGCGCTGGGGGCCCGACGCCGGCCAGGAGTACATCTTCGCCAGCGGTCTCATCTCTGCCAGCGACCCCGTCGCCCAGCGGACGGTGGAGCTCCCGCTGGCGTTCAACAGCACCGTCACCGAGCCCACCGTCGCGAGCGTGCGGCCCAACAACCGGGTGGCGCCCCAGTGCGGCCTCGACCTCGCGATGGTCGTCGACCTGTCGAACTCGGTGACCGAGAACAACGCGCTGCTCAACCAGTACAAGGCCGCCGCGACCGGCTTCATCGACGCCCTCACCGGCACCCCCTCCCGGGTGGCGCTGTACACCTTCGCCTCGCTCGCCCCCGCCCAGGGCGCGACGAACGGCGGGGTTCCCCTCACCAGCGTCGCCACGGCGGCGGGCGCGGACGTCATCAACAACCGGATCAACGGCTTCGCGCAGCCGCCCTCCGGCGGTGGCGGCACGAACTGGGACCGCGGCTTCCACCAGGTCGCCGAGTCCACGGACGACTACGACGTCGTCCTGTTCCTCACCGACGGTGAGCCCACCTTCCACCGCGACCGCCAGGGTCCCGGCAACGCCTCCACCATCGCCGAGGTCAACGAGGCCATCCTCTCCGCCAACGCCGTCAAGGCGTCCGGTGCGGAGGTGATCGTCGTGGGCATCGGGGCCGACCAGGCCCCCGGCGCCGATATCCGGATCCCGTTGGTCTCCGGGCCCGTCGAGGGTGAGGACTTCTACCGCACCGACTTCGACCAGCTGGGCAGCGTGCTCCAGGAGATCGCGAGCGCGGAGTGCGCAGGCACGCTCACCGTCGTCAAGGAGGTCCGGGACACCGAGGGCGAGCTCCAGCCCGGCGGGGCCGGCTGGACCTTCAGCACCCCGACGGCGCTCGTCACCCCGGCGTCCGCGACCACCGACAGCACGAGCGCCGTGAACTTCGCGGTCTCCTACGAGACCGGCACCACCGCCCGCTCCGTCACCGTCAACGAGACCCAGCAGACGGGGTATGAGCTTGAGCAGGTGGGCGGCGCGAACGCCGTCTGTGTCGACACCGTGAGTGGTGACTCGGTCGCGGTGACGAACACGGGCGCCCTCGGGTTCACCGTCGACGTCGCCCAGCTGGCGGTGGTGAGCTGTACCGTCCGCAACGCGGAGGTCCCGCCGGACTACGAGGACCTCGTCGTCACGAAGACGGTGACGCCCGCCCTCGACCGGGACTGGGACTGGGAGATCGAGAAGCTCGCCCGGGAGGACCGCCTCGAGGTCCCCGCCGGCGAGGACGGCACCTTCACCTACGACGTCACGGTCACCCCGAGCGGCCCCACCGACAGCGGCTTCACGCTCGGCGGGGAGATCACGGTGACGAACCCGAACGACATCGCCGTCACCGGGGTCGACGTCGTCGACGCGGTGAGCACCCCGGCCGGCGCGCAGTGCACCGTCACGGGCGGTACGGACGTCACCGTCCCGCCGGACGGCTCGGTGACGCTGCCCTACTCGTGCTCGTTCACGAGCGCGACGGCCACGACGACGGGCACGAACACCGTCACCGCCACGTGGGACGCCGCCGCCTACCCGGGCTCGAGCGGCACGGCCACGGGGACCGCGGCGTTCGACTTCGCGGACGCGGACGTCGCCGAGACCGACCGGTTCGTCACGGTCACCGACTCCGAGCTCGACCTGTCCACCCTCCCCGGCGGCAACGAGCTCGACGCCGTCGACGGTGAGCGCGTGCTCACCTACGAGCTCACCTGGCCGAGCACGCCCGGTGAGTGCGTGGAGTTCCCCAACACGGCGACGGTGACCAACAGCGTCGGGGCGCTGGTGGGCCCGCTCGCGGTGGCCGAGGAGAGCACCGAGGACGTCACCCTGTGCGCCGGCCTCGACCTCACGGTCGAGAAGAACGTCATCCACTCCTTCGCCCGCACCCACCTGTGGGAGCTCGCCAAGGACGTCGACGCGACCACCGTGACGCCCGACCCGGTGACCGGGATCGCGCTCGTCGACTACGCCGTCACCGCGACCCCGGCGGGCCGCACGGACGGGGAGTGGGCGATGCAGGGCACGATCACGCTCACCAACCCCAACCAGTGGCTCGACATCACCGCTGAGGTCACCGACACCGTCGACGTCGGTGGTGGAGCGGTGTGCACGGTCGCGGACGCGAACGGGGCGCTCGTCGCCCGGAACAGCTCCCTCGACCTCAGCTACACCTGCACCTTCGTCACGCAGCCCAGCTACTCGGGCACGAACACCGCCACGGCGGTCTGGCCGGACACGCTCCCGACGCCCACGAACAGCGCCACGGGCACCGCGGAGATCACGGCAGAGGACTGGAACCCGGAGCTGGTGAACCGGACGGTCACCGTCGTCGACGACAAGACCGACCCCGCGAACCCGGTCGTGCTGGGTACCGCGGAGTGGAACGAGGAGGGGACGCCGACCCTCTTCACCTACACCCTCGAGCACCAGGGGGAGCCGGGCGAGTGCGTCGAGCACGTCAACACCGCCTGGCTCCAGGAGACCGGTCAGGACGACCAGACGTCGGTCGAGATCTGCCTCGGCGTCTCGGTCGACAAGCGGGCGGTGTCCGCCGACCTGCAGGACGACGGCACCTGGCTGGTGACCTACGCGATCGACGTCGAGAACGTCGAGGAGAACGACACCGCCTACAGCCTGAGCGACACCCTGGAGTACGGCGAGGGCATCACGCCGCTCGAGGCGGACTGGGTGCTCGAGGGCACGGACGAGGCGGGCGAGTGGACCGGCCTGCCGGACGACCCGACCACCATCCTGGCCACCGACCGGGTGCTCGCCGGCGGGGAGACGCACACCTACGTCGTCGCCGTCCTCGCCGAGGTCGCCGAGGGCGTCGCCGGGACCCCGGCCGGGCGCTGCACCGGCGAGGACGGCACCGAGGGCGGTGGCTTCCTCAACGCCGCGATCCTCACCGTCCAGGGTGAGGAGACCGTCGACCGGGCCTGCCTGCCCCCCGGCGGGGAGCTGCCCGACGAGCCGGCGTGGACGCTGCTGAAGACCTCGGACCCCGCCTCCGGGAGCACGGTGCGACCGGGTGACACGATCACCTACACGATCACCGCGACGCCCACGAGCGAGAGCGACCCCGTCGACCTCGTCGTGCGCGACGACCTCACCCGGGTGCTCGGCAACGCGCGGACCGTCGGAGCGGTCGAGGTGAGCACCGGCAGCGTCGAGTGGGACGGGGACGTCATCGTCTGGGACATCCCGCGGCTCGGTGAGGCGGAGACGCTGACCTTCAGCGTCGTCGTCGACCGCGGCGCCTGGGGCGTGACGCTGCACAACGTCGTCACCGGCGACGGGTCGCCGCCGCCCGTGTGCATCACGTGCACGACGACGCACACCACCCCGCCGCGGCCGGGGCTCCCGACGACCGGCACGGACCTCTCCGGGGCGGTGCTCATCGCGGTGCTGCTCTCCGCGGGCGGTGGCCTCGCGTTCGCCACCACGCGCAGGCGCAGGGAGAGCTGA
- a CDS encoding glycosyltransferase, which yields MTSLPRVSVIVPVRDDPRLSACLAALARQTYPAELVEVVVVDNGSKDGQALAAASAQPGVRYLAEPSGGSYTARNAAVLASAGEVLAFTDADCLPEPTWLERAVDELREGADIVAGHVAVYARDPARPHPVEAYELVHAFPQETYVARGGAAVTANMCTTRTAFDRAGPFRDALRSGADIEWAQRANHLGLRTVYGARAVVHHPARESYAALRTKLRRVMVGRHERDVLDGRTGPAPWPPLRSLVPPLGSARRGMRDERLTTPRARAALLVGEFYHRYVAAWVATDLALRDRFGRTRR from the coding sequence ATGACGTCACTGCCCCGGGTGTCGGTGATCGTCCCTGTCCGGGACGACCCCCGGCTGTCGGCCTGCCTGGCGGCCCTCGCCCGCCAGACCTACCCGGCTGAGCTCGTCGAGGTCGTCGTCGTCGACAACGGCAGCAAGGACGGGCAGGCACTCGCGGCCGCGAGCGCCCAGCCCGGTGTCCGGTACCTCGCCGAGCCGTCGGGGGGCTCGTACACGGCGCGCAACGCGGCCGTGCTCGCGAGCGCCGGCGAGGTCCTCGCGTTCACCGACGCCGACTGCCTGCCCGAGCCGACGTGGCTGGAACGCGCGGTGGACGAGCTGCGCGAGGGCGCCGACATCGTCGCGGGCCACGTCGCGGTGTACGCCCGCGACCCGGCCCGCCCGCACCCCGTCGAGGCCTACGAGCTCGTCCACGCCTTCCCGCAGGAGACCTACGTGGCCCGGGGCGGCGCCGCGGTGACGGCGAACATGTGCACGACGAGAACCGCGTTCGACCGCGCGGGACCGTTCCGTGACGCACTGCGCTCCGGCGCGGACATCGAGTGGGCGCAGCGCGCCAACCACCTCGGCCTGCGCACGGTCTACGGGGCCCGCGCCGTCGTCCACCACCCCGCCCGCGAGTCCTACGCCGCCCTGCGCACGAAGCTGCGCCGCGTCATGGTCGGCCGCCACGAGCGTGACGTCCTCGACGGGCGCACGGGGCCGGCCCCGTGGCCGCCGCTGCGGTCACTGGTGCCCCCGCTGGGCTCGGCACGGCGCGGCATGCGGGACGAGCGGCTGACCACGCCGCGAGCGCGGGCCGCGCTCCTCGTCGGGGAGTTCTACCACCGGTACGTCGCGGCGTGGGTGGCCACCGACCTGGCTTTGCGGGACCGGTTCGGACGCACGAGGCGGTGA
- a CDS encoding glycosyltransferase family 4 protein has translation MSRSGPMRVLYSFPQRLGAGRICYTAWQQVLGLHAAGASVTVLAGSVARPVPPEVEVRTTLSVGPARLPLRLVGVTRACELHDRIVARQLPRLADRVDVLHLWPRGARHTLRVARELGIPTFLERPNAHTRFAYDVVARESARLGVVLPPGSEHAYDPHVLRIEEAEFRLADRLLCPSDFVVRSFLDQGTPADKLVRHTYGVDLERFGALEAREPGRPFTALFVGHAAVRKGLHVALEAWLSSPLAEAGELLVAGTIVPEYEARLRTQLAHPSVHVLGHREDIPDLMRRSDVMLLPSFEEGFGLVCVEAMAAGSVPLVSDACTDLCRHDDNALVHPAGDAVRLREHLTELAADPARLRRLRDSALRTAPGVTWRAAGRRLLDVYTEHAPV, from the coding sequence GTGAGCAGGAGCGGGCCGATGCGGGTCCTGTACAGCTTTCCCCAGCGACTGGGCGCCGGACGTATCTGCTACACGGCCTGGCAGCAGGTGCTCGGTCTGCACGCGGCCGGTGCGTCGGTGACGGTCCTGGCCGGCTCGGTCGCACGTCCTGTCCCGCCCGAGGTCGAGGTCCGCACCACCCTCAGCGTGGGGCCCGCTCGGTTGCCGCTGCGGCTGGTCGGGGTCACCCGTGCCTGCGAGCTGCACGACAGGATCGTCGCCCGGCAGCTGCCGCGACTCGCCGATCGCGTCGACGTGCTCCACCTCTGGCCGCGGGGAGCCCGCCACACCCTGCGGGTCGCACGGGAGCTCGGCATTCCCACCTTCCTCGAACGCCCGAACGCGCACACCCGTTTCGCCTACGACGTCGTCGCCCGGGAGAGTGCCCGTCTCGGTGTCGTGCTTCCCCCAGGGTCGGAGCACGCGTACGACCCTCACGTCCTTCGCATCGAGGAGGCCGAGTTCCGCCTCGCCGACAGGCTGCTGTGCCCCTCCGACTTCGTCGTCCGCAGCTTCCTGGACCAGGGGACACCGGCGGACAAGCTCGTCCGGCACACCTACGGCGTCGACCTCGAGCGTTTCGGTGCACTGGAGGCGCGCGAGCCGGGCCGCCCGTTCACCGCACTCTTCGTGGGGCACGCCGCGGTGCGCAAGGGGCTGCACGTCGCGCTCGAGGCGTGGCTGTCCTCGCCCCTCGCGGAGGCGGGCGAGCTCCTCGTGGCCGGGACGATCGTGCCCGAGTACGAGGCGCGGCTCCGCACGCAGCTGGCCCATCCGAGCGTCCACGTGCTCGGACACAGGGAGGACATCCCCGACCTCATGCGACGGTCGGACGTCATGCTCCTCCCCAGCTTCGAGGAGGGCTTCGGACTGGTCTGCGTCGAGGCGATGGCCGCCGGCAGCGTCCCGCTGGTGTCCGACGCGTGCACCGACCTCTGCCGGCACGACGACAACGCCCTGGTCCACCCCGCCGGTGACGCGGTCCGGCTCCGTGAGCACCTCACCGAGCTGGCAGCCGACCCGGCGAGGCTGCGGCGGCTGAGGGACAGTGCCCTGCGCACCGCCCCGGGCGTGACCTGGAGGGCGGCGGGCCGGCGGCTCCTCGACGTCTACACGGAGCACGCCCCGGTCTAG
- a CDS encoding O-antigen ligase family protein, producing MSTDGRASPRTARRSGTTELDFEPVLLRRPGAGRPWEPALLRRWRPPTLVLLVVFLCLQFLIPARLVIGGLGSVGRPSVAVGILLAFLWVVSARRPGRLPAGRQPVRWLLGGYLAVQLVGYAVGYDRLLPQIEASSADRWLIYNVAMVGVALAVTDGLVTRRHLDILLRSVVALAAVMAFVGTLQFLRIVDLTRYIRIPGLRANRELIGVGARGDGDFARVAGTANHYIEFGVVLALVLPIALHYAFFAPPGRRWVRWLSVALIASAIPLSISRSAILTVAVSMGCLAVVWPWRRRYNVFAVGLVGLVVFHFVNRGVLGTIRSLFTNMDNDPSVQNRIADQAFVQQMFAQRPWLGRGPGTLLPERYILLDNQIYGTLVGGGILGLVALVALFAVPYAMARSVRLRAAGEESRHLGQALAAAFPAGLLASATFDSFGFATFAGTTMVFVGAAGALWRLEDVRPWRPISNQQGEFVTMPLTAEVRSRARAGWQKSRIGRPVLSEENR from the coding sequence GTGAGCACCGACGGTCGCGCGTCGCCGCGGACGGCGCGCCGTAGCGGGACGACGGAGCTCGACTTCGAGCCCGTCCTCCTGCGCCGCCCGGGTGCCGGCCGTCCGTGGGAACCCGCACTCCTGCGGCGGTGGCGCCCTCCCACCCTCGTCCTCCTCGTCGTCTTCCTCTGCCTCCAGTTCCTCATCCCGGCGCGGCTCGTCATCGGCGGGCTCGGGTCGGTCGGGCGCCCCTCGGTGGCCGTCGGCATCCTGCTCGCCTTCCTCTGGGTCGTCTCCGCCCGCCGGCCGGGACGCCTGCCCGCAGGACGTCAGCCGGTCCGGTGGCTGCTCGGCGGCTACCTCGCCGTGCAGCTCGTCGGCTACGCCGTCGGGTACGACCGGCTCCTGCCGCAGATCGAGGCGAGCAGCGCGGACCGCTGGCTCATCTACAACGTCGCGATGGTCGGTGTGGCGCTCGCCGTCACCGACGGGCTCGTGACGCGGCGCCATCTCGACATCCTGCTCCGGAGCGTGGTCGCCCTCGCCGCCGTCATGGCGTTCGTCGGCACGTTGCAGTTCCTCCGCATCGTCGACCTCACCCGGTACATCCGCATCCCCGGCCTGCGCGCGAACCGTGAGCTCATCGGGGTGGGGGCGCGCGGGGACGGGGACTTCGCCAGGGTGGCGGGAACGGCCAACCACTACATCGAGTTCGGGGTGGTGCTCGCCCTCGTGCTGCCGATCGCCCTCCACTACGCCTTCTTCGCCCCGCCCGGACGCCGATGGGTCCGATGGCTGTCGGTCGCACTCATCGCCTCCGCCATCCCGCTGTCGATCTCGCGCTCGGCGATCCTCACGGTCGCCGTCTCCATGGGGTGCCTCGCCGTCGTGTGGCCGTGGCGGCGGCGCTACAACGTGTTCGCGGTCGGGCTGGTCGGGCTCGTCGTGTTCCACTTCGTCAACCGCGGGGTGCTCGGGACGATCCGCTCGTTGTTCACGAACATGGACAACGACCCGAGCGTGCAGAACCGCATCGCGGACCAGGCGTTCGTCCAGCAGATGTTCGCCCAGCGCCCCTGGCTCGGCCGCGGGCCCGGGACCCTCCTGCCCGAGCGGTACATCCTGCTCGACAACCAGATCTACGGGACGCTCGTCGGAGGCGGCATCCTCGGGCTGGTCGCTCTCGTCGCCCTGTTCGCCGTGCCCTACGCCATGGCGAGGAGCGTGCGCCTGCGGGCCGCGGGCGAGGAGAGCCGGCACCTGGGCCAGGCCCTGGCGGCAGCGTTCCCGGCAGGGCTCCTCGCGAGTGCCACGTTCGACTCCTTCGGGTTCGCCACCTTCGCCGGGACGACCATGGTGTTCGTGGGCGCTGCCGGAGCGCTCTGGCGGCTCGAGGACGTCCGTCCGTGGCGGCCGATCTCGAACCAGCAGGGAGAGTTCGTGACCATGCCGCTGACCGCCGAGGTTCGCTCGCGGGCTCGCGCGGGATGGCAGAAGTCCCGGATCGGGCGCCCCGTGCTGTCGGAGGAGAACAGGTGA
- a CDS encoding sugar transferase, with protein sequence MTLHTDRFRDADQVDPSSRPFLRGRPARRTTPWHTAVSRYLVALVVTDLAVTTTVVGLVTGRARAPEASLALAVLAGVGFVLTMALCQGYRPAGAATGGNEPRSLMRVTGVLAVTSLAVHYAGIAQVPRRLFFEALAATVLAAALVRLVARLLTRQVRARGVFLRRTLLVGPETELTHLFDVLEEAESRALVVVGVCTPTTTADAGSRSPVLGGYADVPDLVRDLHIDAVLVSAGAMDAADLRRLGWRLGLLSTDLLVLPSITEVAPRRLHVESLGGTPLLGVSLVPPRPSRLSKLVFDKVVGTALLLLATPVILPAALAVRLTSPGPAFFAQTRVGLDGVPFTMLKLRSMYVDAEARLEALRDRNEGNGMLFKLRDDPRVTRVGGVLRRLSIDELPQLWNVVRGDMSLVGPRPALPSEVAQFDGDVLQRLRVKPGLTGLWQVSGRSNLSVEQSVRLDLRYTDNWSVRMDVAILWRTAHAVLSGNGAY encoded by the coding sequence ATGACCCTTCACACGGACCGGTTCCGCGACGCCGACCAGGTCGACCCCTCCTCACGCCCGTTCCTCCGCGGCCGTCCCGCCCGGCGCACGACGCCCTGGCACACCGCCGTCTCCCGCTACCTGGTCGCCCTCGTGGTCACCGACCTCGCGGTCACCACCACCGTCGTCGGCCTCGTGACGGGCCGGGCGCGTGCCCCGGAGGCCTCCCTCGCCCTGGCGGTCCTCGCCGGCGTCGGGTTCGTCCTCACCATGGCGCTGTGCCAGGGCTACCGCCCCGCGGGCGCCGCGACCGGCGGCAACGAGCCCCGCAGCCTCATGCGGGTGACCGGCGTGCTCGCGGTCACCTCGCTGGCCGTCCACTACGCCGGGATCGCACAGGTTCCGCGCCGGCTCTTCTTCGAGGCCCTCGCGGCAACCGTCCTCGCGGCCGCCCTCGTCCGGCTGGTCGCTCGTCTGCTCACCCGCCAGGTCCGGGCCCGCGGTGTCTTCCTCCGGCGCACGCTCCTCGTCGGGCCCGAGACCGAGCTCACCCACCTCTTCGACGTGCTCGAGGAGGCCGAGTCCCGTGCGCTCGTCGTCGTCGGGGTGTGCACGCCGACGACGACCGCGGACGCCGGCAGTCGCAGCCCGGTGCTCGGTGGGTACGCCGACGTCCCTGACCTCGTCCGCGACCTGCACATCGACGCCGTCCTCGTCTCGGCAGGGGCGATGGACGCCGCGGACCTGCGCCGGCTCGGCTGGCGGCTGGGCCTCCTGTCCACCGACCTGCTCGTCCTGCCCTCGATCACCGAGGTGGCCCCGCGCCGCCTCCACGTCGAGTCGCTCGGCGGCACGCCGCTGCTGGGCGTGTCCCTCGTGCCGCCCCGGCCCAGCCGCCTGTCCAAGCTCGTGTTCGACAAGGTGGTCGGAACCGCCCTGCTGCTCCTCGCCACCCCGGTCATCCTCCCGGCCGCGCTCGCCGTGCGGCTCACCTCCCCGGGGCCGGCCTTCTTCGCGCAGACCCGGGTCGGCCTGGACGGCGTCCCGTTCACCATGCTCAAGCTGCGCTCGATGTACGTCGACGCCGAGGCGAGGCTCGAGGCGCTGCGTGACCGCAACGAGGGCAACGGCATGCTCTTCAAGCTCCGTGACGACCCGCGGGTCACCCGGGTCGGGGGCGTCCTGCGGCGGCTCTCGATCGACGAGCTGCCGCAGCTGTGGAACGTCGTCAGGGGCGACATGTCCCTCGTGGGACCACGGCCCGCCCTGCCGTCGGAGGTCGCCCAGTTCGACGGCGACGTGCTCCAGCGACTGCGCGTCAAGCCCGGGCTCACCGGCCTGTGGCAGGTCAGCGGCAGGTCCAACCTCTCGGTCGAGCAGTCGGTGCGCCTGGACCTGCGCTACACGGACAACTGGTCGGTGCGCATGGACGTCGCGATCCTCTGGCGCACCGCCCACGCGGTGCTGAGCGGGAACGGCGCGTACTGA
- a CDS encoding glycosyltransferase translates to MSGTGAIIIPAHDEEHVLGRLLAALPADGATEVVVVANGCTDRTADVARGYAGVRVVDTPVPSKVQALALGDSLTSRFPRFYVDGDVVVTTEDLRALAAALDEPGVHAAGPTRELVMEGVSRTVRAYYAVWQRLPGVRAELYGRGVIAVDEEGHSRLAGWREAMSDDLVAAMSFAPHEVRVVPTARVLIQPPRRYGDLLRRRVRAMTGNHRLARDSSAPVVRGSGAGLGTLLALARAEPRLAPGVAVFLGTAAIARLRARWAISRGSTVWLRDESSRTPSPPPTLPRATSPAVHVPPEY, encoded by the coding sequence ATGAGCGGCACGGGGGCGATCATCATTCCGGCACACGACGAGGAGCACGTCCTCGGGCGGCTCCTCGCCGCGCTCCCGGCCGACGGCGCGACGGAGGTCGTCGTCGTCGCCAACGGGTGCACGGACCGCACGGCCGACGTCGCGCGCGGCTACGCGGGTGTCCGGGTGGTCGACACCCCGGTCCCGTCGAAGGTCCAGGCGCTCGCCCTGGGGGACTCCCTCACCTCACGCTTCCCGCGGTTCTACGTCGACGGGGACGTCGTGGTCACGACCGAGGACCTGCGCGCGCTCGCCGCCGCCCTCGACGAGCCCGGGGTCCACGCCGCAGGACCGACGCGTGAGCTCGTCATGGAGGGGGTGAGCCGGACGGTCCGCGCCTACTACGCCGTCTGGCAGAGGCTCCCGGGCGTGCGCGCCGAGCTCTACGGGCGCGGCGTCATCGCCGTCGACGAGGAGGGCCACAGCCGGCTCGCAGGGTGGCGCGAGGCGATGTCCGACGACCTCGTCGCGGCGATGTCCTTCGCACCCCACGAGGTCAGGGTCGTGCCCACCGCCCGGGTCCTCATCCAGCCGCCACGGCGCTACGGCGACCTTCTCCGGCGGCGGGTGCGGGCGATGACCGGGAACCACCGGCTCGCCCGCGACTCCTCGGCTCCCGTCGTCCGCGGCTCCGGGGCCGGCCTCGGCACGCTGCTGGCCCTCGCCCGTGCTGAACCGCGCCTGGCACCGGGTGTGGCCGTCTTCCTCGGCACCGCCGCGATCGCGCGCCTCAGGGCCCGCTGGGCGATCTCCCGCGGCAGCACCGTGTGGCTGCGGGACGAGAGCAGCCGCACCCCCTCCCCTCCTCCCACCCTCCCCCGCGCCACCTCCCCCGCGGTCCACGTCCCTCCGGAGTACTGA